A stretch of Sphingomicrobium flavum DNA encodes these proteins:
- a CDS encoding UDP-glucose dehydrogenase family protein, giving the protein MKIVVIGTGYVGLVSGTCFADFGHDVICVDKDPNKLDMLARGEMPIWEPGLEGLVKQNVEEGRLSFTGDLAQALPGAQAIFIAVGTPSRRGDGHADLTYVYAAVREIARAMKEPAVIVTKSTVPVGTGDEIARILKEEGAPEGTSVASNPEFLREGAAIVDFKHPDRILVGAEDQKARDVLTEIYRPLFLNKAPMLFTSRRTAELTKYAANAFLATKISFINEMADICEAVGADVQELARGIGLDGRIGPKFLHPGPGYGGSCFPKDTLALLKTAQDFGVDSNIVGTVVKFNDDRKNAMAARVAKALGGNLEGKRIGLLGLTFKPNTDDMRDAPSIPLVHGLIDAGATVLAFDPVGMEEAKKVMPGALGYADDAYGVAEDADALVICTEWDKFRGLSLERMKSAMRGTALVDLRNVYERDEAERAGLDYFPVGR; this is encoded by the coding sequence GTGAAGATCGTCGTTATCGGTACCGGTTATGTCGGCCTCGTTTCGGGAACCTGTTTCGCCGATTTCGGCCATGACGTGATCTGCGTCGACAAGGATCCGAACAAGCTCGACATGCTGGCGCGCGGCGAGATGCCGATCTGGGAGCCAGGGCTGGAAGGACTGGTAAAACAGAATGTCGAGGAAGGGCGCCTGTCTTTCACCGGCGACTTGGCTCAGGCGCTGCCGGGGGCGCAAGCGATCTTCATCGCGGTCGGCACGCCGTCGCGGCGCGGCGATGGCCATGCCGACCTTACCTACGTTTATGCTGCGGTCCGCGAAATCGCTCGGGCGATGAAAGAGCCCGCCGTCATCGTCACCAAGTCGACCGTGCCCGTCGGCACCGGCGATGAAATCGCGCGTATTCTGAAGGAAGAAGGCGCGCCTGAAGGCACCAGCGTCGCGTCCAACCCTGAATTCCTGCGCGAAGGCGCGGCAATCGTCGATTTCAAGCACCCCGACCGCATCCTCGTCGGCGCGGAAGACCAGAAGGCTCGAGATGTGCTGACCGAAATCTACCGCCCGCTGTTCCTCAACAAGGCGCCGATGCTGTTCACCAGCCGACGCACGGCGGAACTGACCAAATATGCCGCCAACGCCTTCCTTGCGACCAAGATCAGCTTCATCAACGAAATGGCGGATATCTGCGAAGCGGTCGGCGCGGACGTGCAGGAACTGGCGCGCGGCATCGGTCTCGATGGCCGCATCGGCCCCAAGTTCCTCCACCCCGGCCCTGGCTATGGCGGCAGCTGCTTTCCCAAGGACACGCTGGCGCTGCTCAAGACCGCGCAAGATTTCGGCGTGGACAGCAACATCGTCGGTACCGTCGTCAAGTTCAACGACGACCGAAAAAATGCTATGGCGGCGCGTGTCGCCAAGGCGCTTGGCGGCAATCTCGAAGGCAAGCGCATCGGGTTGCTCGGTCTGACCTTCAAGCCCAATACCGATGACATGCGCGATGCGCCTTCCATCCCGCTGGTCCATGGCCTCATCGACGCCGGCGCAACAGTGTTAGCGTTCGATCCGGTCGGCATGGAGGAAGCGAAAAAGGTGATGCCCGGAGCGCTTGGCTATGCCGACGACGCCTATGGTGTGGCCGAGGACGCTGACGCGCTGGTGATCTGCACCGAATGGGACAAGTTTCGCGGCCTCAGCCTGGAACGGATGAAATCCGCCATGCGCGGCACTGCCCTGGTCGATCTTCGCAATGTCTATGAGCGCGACGAGGCCGAGCGTGCCGGCCTCGATTACTTTCCCGTCGGGCGCTAG
- a CDS encoding glycosyltransferase family 4 protein, with the protein MNLQSQINRPQRPRILIFVSQFGPDAQSSGPAKSIAQLAEAMAGYADLHIVARADVRGRAPDAPIDQWHRHGGAQLFYASRSMQGLGAARRLITKVRPESLYLNSMLNLRSSIVPLAAAQTMRIGRPEIIMAPRGELSKAALKEKSWKKRPFLAMARLAGLHRNLVFQAGGESDEADIRYHYPRSPIRTALDIGELPRRVAAVRERADDRLHVLFLSRITPIKNLHLALEAVRHCSAPLHFTICGPEIDKNYALRCRQLTQQLPDNVSCSFNSEVPQHEVAGVMADHDLLFLPTGGDNFCHVVHESLSVGTPVLISDRTNWTARLDGVNSWALSLNDGSAPFTALIDRLATEAPMERVRRVAALMRDNPALKAREDAIQQTRRMLAPASLFDQPASAASPLSYR; encoded by the coding sequence ATGAACTTGCAAAGCCAGATCAATCGCCCGCAGCGACCGCGCATCCTCATTTTCGTCTCGCAATTTGGGCCTGACGCGCAGTCGTCGGGTCCAGCCAAGTCGATCGCGCAGCTCGCGGAGGCGATGGCAGGCTATGCCGATCTCCATATCGTCGCGCGCGCTGATGTGCGGGGGCGCGCGCCGGATGCGCCGATCGATCAATGGCACCGCCACGGGGGCGCGCAGCTATTTTATGCCTCGCGCTCCATGCAGGGGCTAGGCGCTGCCCGTCGCCTGATTACAAAGGTGCGGCCGGAAAGCCTCTATCTCAACAGCATGCTCAATTTGCGCAGCAGCATCGTGCCGCTGGCCGCGGCACAAACGATGAGGATAGGCAGGCCGGAAATTATCATGGCGCCGCGGGGCGAGCTGTCCAAAGCTGCGCTGAAGGAGAAAAGTTGGAAAAAGCGGCCCTTCCTTGCGATGGCGCGATTGGCGGGCCTGCACCGCAACCTTGTCTTCCAGGCAGGCGGGGAGAGCGACGAAGCCGATATACGTTATCACTATCCGCGCAGCCCTATCCGTACGGCGCTCGACATCGGCGAATTGCCGCGCAGGGTGGCAGCGGTCCGCGAGCGGGCGGACGATCGCCTTCATGTCCTCTTCCTGTCGCGCATCACTCCGATCAAGAATCTCCACTTGGCGTTGGAGGCCGTGCGCCATTGCAGTGCGCCGCTCCATTTCACCATTTGCGGCCCCGAAATCGATAAGAATTATGCGTTGCGCTGCCGCCAGCTGACGCAGCAGCTGCCCGACAATGTCAGCTGCAGCTTCAACAGCGAAGTGCCGCAGCATGAGGTCGCCGGGGTGATGGCTGATCATGACCTGCTGTTCCTTCCCACCGGCGGCGACAATTTCTGCCATGTCGTGCATGAATCGCTGAGCGTAGGAACGCCGGTGCTGATCAGCGATCGCACCAACTGGACCGCCCGCCTCGATGGCGTGAACAGTTGGGCGCTATCGCTAAATGATGGCAGCGCGCCATTTACTGCCCTCATCGATCGCCTTGCAACCGAAGCGCCGATGGAGCGGGTTCGCCGGGTGGCCGCACTGATGCGAGACAATCCTGCGCTCAAGGCGCGCGAAGACGCAATCCAGCAAACCCGCAGGATGCTGGCCCCCGCTTCGCTGTTCGATCAGCCAGCGTCGGCCGCGTCACCCTTGTCATACCGGTAG
- a CDS encoding lipopolysaccharide biosynthesis protein yields MSQLMGQAILVGLSQLFVRGGLIVAFLIFARNFDAESFAALGYFNISLIAIVGTASLGSASLATKYFTLSDQGEADRRNLAALLLLMGAAAMSAGIVGILLPSDMFANLSKGPLFLVLMLAVLGATAAGGLVGRQAFVSLAWNGVLTVVIMLSLAWVAGRYGEFVWAAIAVVMAYGGKALLDLLALARHLDLRRPDAQAWRQTIAAVAAMAGSSAIWALGMWGIATVVLSRLGVEAFAIYVVGIQWYAIGMFLAASLTRALMPRQVEAARRGEDSRLVRPAMLWAMGVAALLAMLAWSARPWIDLAYGSALTGLGDILWLFIAASISVAPANMLSNQLIAEGREVQWLWAAIGWAVMLAIGLLLALPYGLAAVVISLIAANLAMVALARLFLRKSRAPCPA; encoded by the coding sequence ATGTCGCAACTGATGGGCCAGGCCATCCTGGTCGGCCTTTCGCAATTGTTTGTGCGTGGCGGGCTGATCGTTGCCTTCCTCATTTTCGCTCGCAATTTCGACGCCGAAAGTTTCGCGGCCCTTGGCTATTTCAACATCAGCCTGATCGCCATCGTCGGCACCGCCTCCTTGGGCTCTGCATCGCTGGCCACCAAATATTTCACGCTTTCCGATCAGGGCGAAGCCGACCGGCGCAACCTGGCGGCCCTGCTGCTGCTGATGGGCGCGGCAGCGATGAGCGCTGGCATTGTAGGCATCCTGCTTCCGAGCGACATGTTCGCCAATCTTAGCAAAGGCCCACTCTTCCTTGTCCTGATGCTGGCCGTGCTTGGAGCGACCGCAGCAGGAGGGCTGGTAGGTCGACAGGCCTTTGTTTCGCTGGCCTGGAACGGCGTGCTTACGGTCGTCATCATGCTGTCGTTGGCATGGGTGGCCGGGCGCTATGGCGAATTCGTCTGGGCCGCCATTGCGGTCGTCATGGCCTATGGCGGCAAGGCGCTGCTGGATTTGCTCGCGCTGGCGCGCCACCTCGATCTTCGCAGGCCCGATGCGCAGGCGTGGCGCCAGACCATCGCGGCGGTCGCAGCCATGGCAGGCAGCTCCGCCATCTGGGCGCTCGGCATGTGGGGCATCGCCACCGTGGTGCTCTCGCGGCTGGGGGTAGAGGCCTTCGCCATCTATGTGGTCGGCATCCAATGGTACGCAATCGGCATGTTCCTTGCCGCCAGCCTGACGCGAGCATTGATGCCGCGACAGGTGGAAGCAGCACGGCGCGGTGAGGATAGCCGGCTCGTGCGCCCCGCCATGCTGTGGGCGATGGGAGTAGCGGCGCTCTTGGCGATGCTTGCCTGGTCGGCGCGGCCCTGGATCGATCTCGCCTACGGGTCTGCATTGACGGGGCTGGGCGACATTCTCTGGCTGTTTATTGCCGCTTCGATCAGCGTGGCGCCGGCCAACATGCTGTCTAATCAGCTCATCGCCGAAGGGCGCGAGGTGCAGTGGCTCTGGGCGGCAATCGGCTGGGCGGTCATGCTTGCAATTGGCTTGCTGCTGGCCTTGCCCTACGGGCTGGCGGCAGTGGTGATCAGCCTGATCGCGGCAAACCTGGCCATGGTCGCGCTCGCCCGCCTGTTCCTGCGCAAATCAAGAGCGCCATGCCCGGCATGA
- the apaG gene encoding Co2+/Mg2+ efflux protein ApaG produces the protein MTRTSTLDMLFPYAATTGSITVRVSVSYLAEQSSPQEDRWFWSYHVRIENHGDGPVQLLARRWLIMDGRGNASEVVGEGVVGDMPVIAPGASYDYVSGCPLSTPTGSMEGDYQMIDEHGAGFEVEIPKFALKGPVV, from the coding sequence ATGACGCGCACCAGCACCCTCGACATGCTCTTCCCTTATGCGGCGACGACAGGGTCGATCACCGTGCGTGTTTCGGTCAGCTATCTGGCTGAACAATCCTCCCCGCAGGAAGATCGCTGGTTCTGGTCCTACCATGTGCGCATCGAAAATCATGGTGACGGTCCGGTCCAGCTGCTGGCTCGGCGGTGGTTGATCATGGATGGCCGCGGCAATGCCAGCGAGGTGGTCGGCGAAGGTGTGGTCGGCGACATGCCGGTCATCGCGCCGGGCGCCAGCTATGACTACGTCTCGGGCTGCCCTTTATCGACTCCGACCGGCTCGATGGAAGGCGATTACCAGATGATCGACGAACATGGCGCGGGCTTCGAAGTCGAAATCCCCAAATTCGCGCTCAAGGGCCCGGTCGTCTAG